In Desulfurellaceae bacterium, the genomic window CCCCATGGGCCAGGGCAATGACGACGTCTGCGCCGGAACGAATGCCGCCGTCCAGCAGGATCGTCATCTCCGAGCCGCGCAGAGTCGGCGCAATGTCTTTGAGCATGGACAGGGTCGGATAGACTCGGTCCATCTGGCGTCCGCCGTGGTTGGAGACGACAATGGCGTCCACGCCGTGTTCGACCGCCAGCCGGGCGTCTTCGGCGCACTGGACTCCCTTGACAATAATAGGCTTGTCCTCGCCCCAGATTTGCCGAATCCAGGGGAGATGCTCCCAGGTGACGACGGAAGCGCGCAGTTGCGTTCCAATATCGGCGTAGGGCATGGGCTGTCCATCGTTCAGGATGACGTTCCGGAACTGCATCATTCCGCCGTCCGCATAAAAACTCATCAGCCAGGAGAGATGGCGTCCGAATTGCAGCTTCTGGAGAGGGGTGCCGTTGATGGCTTGCGGGGCGCCCAGCCATTCGTGGTGGGCGCGGTTGCCGGGCACGGCGGTATCAATGGTCAGAACCAGGGCGGAGTAGCCCGCGTTTTTTGCCCGCTCAATGCCTCTGGCCGCCACCTGTCTGCCGCCGACCAGATACAGCTGATACCAACACGGTCCCTGAGAGGTGGCTCTGACCTCTTCCAGATCGGTTCCTGTCAGGGTTGACAGCGTGCATATCGTTCCCGCTTCACCGACCGCCTTGGCCGCCACGGCCTCGCCACGTGGCCAGAGCATTCTTGGGCTGCCTACTGGCCCGGCGATAACGGGCAGGGCAATGGTATGCCCGAGGATTTCAGTCCGCATCTCCACCGCGTCGAGCTGCACCCCGGACCTCGGCTTAAAACGTTCGCGTTGAAAGGCTTCGACGTTATCCCTGAGCGTGACTTCATTATCGGCGCCGCCGCGGTAGTATTCGTTCACAATTGGCGGGACACGCCTCTCCATGACCTGACGCAGGTGATCCACGGTGACGCACTTGGCGACCGCTGTGGCCCAGCGCTCAGTACTCCTGGCATGAGCACGCTGGAGGTAGGGCCGAAGCCAGTCCAGCCCACCACCTCGCCTGTTCGGTCGAGCCTCTTCAGCAGGGGCAAGCTTGTCATGCGCCCCAGTTGGGGGCAAAAGCCTGGGGTCCTGATCGAGGGGAGGTGGCTGGGCCATGTCGGCGCTACTCCATGGGTGTACTGTGTGGGACCGAAAGATTGTACACCAAATGAGCGAACAATGCTCCTCTTGGGGTCTGGGTCGTACCGCCGACGGTTGGCAATACCTCTAAAGTGCATTTGCAATTATATTGCAAAAATAGAATGTCGATGCTAGTCTGCGTTGTGGCTCACCCATGAGTGCTGTGTGACGAGCGAGAGCGTTGGCAGCGTATCAACAAGCCCCGGGCCAAGGGTATGACAAGACGCGAGAAAAGCCGTCAAGGAAAAACGGAGACTGTCCTGAGCAAGTCCCGGCGGGTTCCGGTGCATGTTGTCTGGGGCTTCCTGGGTAGCGGCAAGACGACGTTTTTGCAGGGCCTGCTCGCCTACATGGCGGGGCAGAATCTGAGGCCGGCTGTATTGATCAACGACTACGGGGCGATCAACATTGACGCTGAGCTGTTGCGCGGGCAGGGCTATACGGTCCGGGCTTTTAGCGACGGGTGTATCTGCTGCACCCTCCGGCCCGACCTGTCACTGGCGCTCCGAGAGGTGCTGGCAGACCGGCCGCAGGCGGTTTGCATTGAAACAACGGGTTTGGCCGATCCCTTGCAGCTGCTCGACCAGCTGACGCATCCCGAACTCCTGCCGCTCGTCCGTATGGCAAGCCTGACCGCTGTGATTGACCCGCGCAGCAGTGCGCGCCGAACAACGGCTGAGGGCTATCATTTCCAGCGGCATCTGCAGCTGGCCGATTTTGTCCTGCTCAACAAGGCAGATGTCGTCCCGACGGCTGAGCTGGTGGATTTGGAGACGCGGGTCCGCCGCCAGAATCCACGCGCCGTGGTGGTGCGGACTACACACGGACGGATGGATTTTTCTCGGCTCGTCGGTCATCAGGGAGAGGTCTTGCATCTTCCCGGCATGGACACGCCAGCGCCGGACCACGCCCATTTCCATTCCTATACCTACGCCTGCCCCGGCCCGCTCCTGCCCGAGCGGTTCATGGAGCTTCTCCAGACTTTGCCGGAAACAATTTGGCGGGCTAAAGGCTTTGTGCGTTTCACCGATCCGACAAAGCAGTGGCTGTTTCACTACGATGGAGAAGAGGTCGGCATCGGGGAGGTCAGCCTCCAGCCCCAACCGCCGGACCATCTGGTGTTCATCGGTAACGGCTTCGCACCCGAGGACCTTGCAGTCGCTCTCGCCAGGTGCCACCCTCCCGTTGCTGTGCGTCACGTGGCGCGGTCCCGGCCCTGAGGCGGTTCTCATTGCCAAACCGAGGCGGCCTTTATACAATGAAAATCAAGGAGCAGACCGATGACGTCATCTCAGCCTTCTCATCCTTCGGTCAACGAAACACGGGCCAGTATTCGTGCGGCCGGGCTGCGCGGCACAATGCCTCGGATTGCCGTGCTGAGCTATCTGCAATCGATGACGACTCCGCTGAGCCATGCCGAAATCTTTGACGCCCTGGAAGAGCAGGGGTTTGATCGGGCCACGGTCTACCGCAACCTGATTGATCTGACTGAGGTCGGCCTGCTGGTGCGGACGGATGTCGGCGATCACGTGTGGCGCTATGAACTGCGCCGGATGGGTCAGGTCGAACAACAAACCGAGCATCCGCACTTCATGTGCACCGATTGCGGCGAGGTGGCATGCCTGCCCGAGATGAGCGTGCGGATCAAGCCGGCCGCAGCGGTTCCCCGCTCGGTGCGCGCCCAACAGGTCGAGGTTCAGCTCAAGGGGCTGTGCGACAGGTGCGCCTGAATCGTACCCCGACAGGGGAACTTCCCTTGTTCGATTCTTCGTGTATGATAGCCGCTTCGACTGGGTAAGGAGTACAAACCGATGGCAAGCCGTATCCGCAAAAACGACACCGTCCAGGTCATGGCCGGCAAGGACCGGGGCAAGACGGGCGAAATCCTTCAGGTGTTTCCCACACAGAACCGGGTCACGGTCCGGGGTCTCAATATGGTCAAACGCCACATCAAGCCGAACCAGCAACAGCAGCAGGGCGGCATTGTTGAAAAAGAGGCTCCCCTGCACATCTCCAACGTCATGCCGCTTGACCCCGAGGACGGTCGTCCGACCCGGGTCGGATTCAGGATTGTTGAGGGTAAGAAGGTCCGTGTCAGCAAACGGACCGGCAAGGTGCTCGACTGAGCGGGCTCCCCGCCGACACCATGAAAAAAGGCCGACAGAGCACGTCGGCCTTTTTTGTTGCAGCTTGGAGCGTCGCTATTTCAGGCGGGTTTCTTTGTAGATGACGTGTTTACGCGCCACCGGATCGTATTTTTTGAGTTCGAGTTTGTCGGCCATGGTCTTTTTGTTCTTGGTCGCAATGTAAAAGTGGCCGGTTCCGGCTGACGATTCCAGTTTGATCTTTTCGCGCATCGTTTGTCCTCCCGTTGTCAAGTCGGTCTACACTTTGATGCCGCGCTGGCGCATGTCTTTCAACACCCGCTCAATGCCCAGCTTATCAATCGTCCGAATCCCACGCGCGCTCAGACGCAGACGCACCCAGCGTTTTTCGCTCGCCAGCCAGAACTTGTGGGTCTGCATGTTTGGAAGAAAACGCCGTTTTGTTCTGTTGTTGGCGTGGGACACATTGTTCCCGGTGCGTGGGCGTTTGCCAGTGACTGGACACAGTCTCGACATGAAGAAGTCTCCTCGTGTTGTCTTGTCGCCAGATGCGAGCCGTCCTTATAGCATAGCCGATGGCGGGAGGCCAAGGTGGGGGGATCTGCTGATGGACAAGCCGGCATAGACGCTGCTGCCCGCCGGGTGGCGGACTGTCAGGCTGTCAGCTTTTCACACTCGGCTATGGTCTTCGCACACGCCTCTGCGGTTTCAATACAGATGGCATGGTGGTGATGCTTGCGGCATTCGTCTTCACAGGCTTTGTAGATGGCACTACAGACCTGGGCGAAGTCGGTCAGCTGGGCTGAACTTGCCGCTGCCAGCGTTGCCAGGGCCTGGCAGGCCGCGATCATCTCCTGGTTACGCATGGCACACACGGCCAGCGAGGTGTCGCCTGCGGCAAACTGCTGAAAACAGTGCTGGAGGCACATCTGTCCGATGCCGACACATTCGATCGCGGTCAGGACCAGGGAGCGGTGGCGGGTCGCCGGATTGGCCGCCGGAGCGGCGTGTTCATGAGCGGTGTCGGCAAAGGCTGGGCTGGCCAGCGCGGCCAGACCCAGGCTACTTGCTCCCACCAACGCGTCGCGCCGGCTGAGGCGTGGGGGATGATCGGTCGGTCTGTACGGCACCATTTTTTTTCATAGTCGCCTCCTGGTGCAGCCGTGTTTAGTAATGCACGACTGAGCGGATGCTCTTGCCCTGGTGCATCAAATCGAAGGCTGTGTTGACCTCGTCCAAGGGCATGGTGTGGGTGATGAAATTGTCGAGCGGGATGTCGCCGGCCATGGCTTTGTCGACAAACCAAGGCAGTTCCGAGCGGCCTTTTACGCCACCGAAGGCTGTCCCGCGCCATACCCGACCGGTGACCAGCATGAACGGGCGGGTCGAGATCTCCTGGCCGGCACCGGCCACGCCGATAATGATCGATTCGCCCCAGCCCTTGTGACTGCACTCCAGGGCGGCCCGCATGGTGTTCACATTGCCGATGCACTCAAACGAGTAGTCCACGCCGCCGTCGGTCATATCGACGATTACATCCTGAATCGGGGCGTCGTAGTCCTGGGGATTGACACACTCGGTCGCCCCGAACTTTTTGGCCAGCTCAAATTTGGCCGGATTGATGTCGATGGCGATAATCCGCGCGGCCTTGGCCATGACCGAGCCGACCACCACGGCCAGCCCGATGCCGCCCAGGCCAAAGATGGCAATTGTGCTGCCGGGTTCGGCCTTGGCCGTGTTTTTCACCGCCCCGATGCCGGTCGTGACCCCGCAGCCCAGCAGACACACCTTTTCCAGCGGGGCTTCCTTCTGGATCACCGCAGTGGCGATTTCGGGCAGGACGGTGTATTCGCTGAAGGTGCTGGTGCCCATGTAGTGGTAAATCGTCTTGCCGCGTGAGGAAAAGCGGCTGGTCTCGTCGGGCATCAGGCCACGCCCCTGGGTGCCGCGAATCGTCTGGCACAGGTTGGTCTTGCCGGATTTGATAAACGGGCAGTTGGGGTCTTCGGGGGTATACAGCGGGATGACATGGTCGCCCGGCTTGACGCTGCTGACCTGTGGGCCAACCTCAACCACGACGCCGGCCCCCTCATGGCCGAGGATGGCCGGAAACACGCCTTCGGGGTCGTCGCCGGACAGGGTGAAGGCGTCGGTATGACAGACGCCGGTTGCCTTGAGCTGAACCATGACCTCGCCCTTTTGGGGGCCTGCGATGTCCACCTGTTCAATTTCGAGGGGTTTGCCTGCTTCCCAGGCGACTGCCGCGCGTGTCTTCATAGCTACTGCTCCTCGGTTGGCCTAGACTGACTCCGATGTTTACCACCCAGGCTTGTCGGGAATCAAGGCGGAAGCGGAGGGTAGGGGCGCCGACGCCCGGAGTGATGAGCCGGGCGCCGGTCCGCTAGGTTCCGCTGAACTGGACGTCTTCGAAGACCAGCGTGGGCGCTTGAACCGGGGAGTAGGGCCAGGGGTCATTGCCGATTTCGGCCATGTTCTGAAACAGCTGGCGCAGATTGCCTGTGACGTTCATTTCACGGATCGGTCGGCCGATTGTGCCGTTTTCAATCAGATGGCCCCGCAGCCCAAAGGAAAAATCTCCGCTGGTCGGGTTGGCGTTGCCGCCCAGCCAGGAGGTGATATACACCCCGCTGCCGACATCCGGCACAATCCGGTCAAGCCCGCGCTGGCCGAGCCGGACTTCCTGATTGGAGGGGGAGATGGTTGTCGGCGGCAGACCGATTTTGCGTCCGTAATAGGTGTCAACATACAGCTGACGGACGGTCCCGTTTTCGACCAGGGTGAAGGGTTTGGCCGCGATGCCTTCGGTGTCGTAATAGCGCGAGGCCAGCCCGCGGACGCGGAGCGGATTGTCGATGAGCGTGAGTTTGTGGCTGAACTCCTGCTGGCCGAGCAGATCGGCCCAAAACGATTGGCCCTGCTGAACGCTATGGGCGGTGGCGGCGCTCAGCAGGCGGCTGACCAGCGCTGTTGCCGCGCTGGGGTCAACCACCATGTGTGTCCGTTGGGTCGGCCCTTTGTCGGCCCCAAGGCGCAGGACAGCCCGTCCCAGAGCCTGCCGGGCCACCTGTTCGGCATCCGGCAGGTCGGCCAGATGCCGGGTGCCGGCGTAAAAACTGGCCTCGGCCCGACGCTGGGCCTGATCCCGCAGGGTGACCTGGCTGCCCAGCCAGCACAAGCTGGTGGCGTAGACAGCGCTAAAGCCGTTTGAGCTTGCCGTAGCCTCCTGGCTGTGGACGTCAGACACCACAGCCGTGGCCGAAATGACGCGGCTGTGGCTGTGGGCGACCGCATCCATGGCCCTACACCAGGCCAGGCGTTGGTCGCGGCTGATAGCTTGAACGTCGGGGTCAAGCAATTGCAAATCGCGCTCGGTCCGCCCGGCGTACAGTGCGGGCGGGGTGATGGTGCGATGGCGGTCCGACTCCAGGGCGCGGGTCAGGGCAAGCGCCTGATTCACAAAAGCGGTAACACGGTCGGGATCGAGATCGGTGGTAGTGTGGGACGAATAGCGGCCCTCGACGAACAGCCGCACGCCCAAGCTGCGCGAGGTGGTGTCTTTGACTTTTTCGAGCTTACCGTCGCGCCAACTGAACTCAACCGTGCGGCTGCGGCCGAGGGTGGCAAAGACATCGTCGGCCCCGGCCTGCTTGCCGACCTCGACGGTCTGCTGGACGCGCTTGAGCAGTTCAGCCGGCATTGACCCCACCGACGGTCAGGCTGGAGACCAGAGCGGTCGGCATACCCTGGGACACCGGCACGCTCTGGCCGTCTTTGCCACACGTCCAGCCGCCGGTATCTAGTCGCCCGTCGTTTGCCACCATGCTGATCCTGGTCAGTGCCTCGGGCCCGTTGCCGATGATATTACAGTCTTTGATCGGAGCGGTGATGTTCCCGTTTTCGATCAACCAGCCGTTTTTGATGAAAAAGGTAAAATCGCCCGCCCCGATCCGAACTTGGCCGTTTGCATATGTCTCGGCGATAATGCCGCGCTTGACCGCCCGGATGATCTCCTCCCGGCTGTGGGGGCCGTTCTCCATAAAGGTACACGTCATACGCGGCAGCGGTGCGTGCTTGTAGGACTGCCGCCGCCCGGAGCCGGTCGGGGGTGTGTTGTAGTGACGCGCGCTGATCGCGTCGTGCAGATATGAGTTCAAGATGCCGTTTTCAACCAGCACCGTTCGGCCGCAGGGCTGACCCTCGTCGTCGTAGTTCAGGGCGCCACGTTCGTGGGCCAGGGTGGCCTGATCGACAACGGTGACGAACGGGGCGGCAACCTGCTGGCCCAACATGTCCGAGTAGATGCTGGCGCCCTTGCGGTTGAAGTCGGCTTCCAGCCCGTGCCCAATCGCCTCGTGCAGCAGAATTCCGCTCGCCCCGGCGGCCAGAACAACCGGCAGTTCCCCGGCCGGCGGGTGGCCGGCCTCAAACAGAATCAGGGTGCGTCCGACCGCCTCGGACACCAGCTGTCTGAGGCGCTGCTGGGTATACCAGTCCAGGTCTTGGCGGGCGGCGATATTGGTCCCGCCGGTCTGGATCTGGCCGTTTTTCCGGGCGGTCAAGTGGAGCGACATGCGGGTCATGGGCCGATGGTCGGTGACGATACTGCCGTCGAGGCGGGCGATCATGATCCGCTCGTCGGCATCGACCCAATAAATACGCACTTTTTCAACGGCCGGGTCGGCCGCCTTGGCCAGGGCTTCGACCTGACGCAGCAGGGGTAGCTTGTGGTCGATGCCGACCTCCGACCACGGGACCCGGACGCGGTACAGATCGCCCATGGGTGTATCGTTCAAGGCAATGGGCGCCACGGTACGGGTCTGCCCGGCAATCGCCGCTGCGGTCTGAGCCGCAGCCAGCATGGACGGCGGGCTGATGTCTTCGGTGAAGGCGTAGCCGGTCTGATCCCCGACCACGCTGCGTAGACCGACGCCCTGCTGAATATGGGAGCTGGCACGGCTGATGGTGCCGTCTTCGAGCACGACGGTATTCAGGCGTTGATGCTGAAAATAGAGATCGGCTGTATCCGCCCCGCCGCTTCCCAACTCGCGCAAGACCCGCTCAATCAGAGCTCGGTCAACCCCGAACCAGTCCAGAAAGGGCTGGGCCGGTGTAGGCTGACTCAGGTCGTGGGCAGCCTTGACTCCGCTGCGCTTCAAGAAATGCGGCATGGACACCAGCGCACCGGCGGCCGCCATCCCGCGGACAAACGTCCGTCGCGTCATCCCGCTGTCTCCCCCGCGTCTGCGTCAAGCTCCTGCAAGACCTCGAACAGGATTCGGGTGGCCTGACCCAGGCTGGCCAGCGGAACCCGCTCATTAGGGCCGTGCACCCCGTAGTTTTCCCCGGCTTGCAGCGCAATGCCCGAAAAACCGTAGCTGACCATGCCTTTTTCACGAAAATAGCGGCTGTCGGTAAAGCCGGCCAGCATGGTCGGCAGGACCAGCGCCTGGGGATGATGGCGCTCGGCCACGGCGCTGATAGCCCGAAACAGCGGCGTATCGGCCGCTGACGCGACCGGAGGAAAGTTGAGCAGGACCAACAGCTCAACCTGGGGATCGTTCACGACCTTGGTCAGGGTGGCGATAAACTGCTGGGGATCCTCACCCGGCAGCAGGCGGCAGTCGAGTTCGGCCGTGGCCTGAGCGGGCACCGAGTTGGTCTTTTGGCTGCCGCTGAGAACCGTTGGCGCAATCGTGTTGCGGACCAGGGCGTTGTTGTAGGGCTGCTCCATGAATGCCCGATGAAAATTCGGGTCGGTCAGGGCGCGTTCAAGATCGCGGTAGTGGGCTGCGGTTTCGTCATCTTCACGCTCGGCCAGGGATGAAAAATAGGCTTGGACGGCCGGTACGATCCTGATTGGAGCGGTGTAGCTCTGGATATTGCTCAGGGCGCGCAGCAGACGGGTGACCGCACTATCGGGTCGCGGCACCGAGCCGTGGCCGGCTTGGCCCTTGGCCGTCAGGCGGATCCAGCACGGCGACTTTTCGGCCACGCTGACGGTGTAGGAGATTTCTTCTCCGTCATGACGGATCCCGCCGCCCTCAGTCAACACAAACTCGGCGTCCTGAATGCGGTCGAAATGGGTGTCAAGAAACCAGCCCGCCCCGTGCTGGCCGCCGGTTTCTTCGTCGCCGGTGCCCAGAAAAATAATGTCGCGTTTGAGCCCGATGGCGTGGCGCTTGAGCAGGGCCAGGGCCAGAAACTGGACGACGGCCGTGCCCTTGCAGTCAAGCGCGCCGCGGCCGTGGACATGGCCGTCTTTGATCAGGCCGGAGAACGGCTCAAGATCCCAGTGCTCGGCCTCGGCCGGCACCACGTCCATATGGTGGAGCAGAATGAGCGCTTTCTTTTCGCCGCTGCCGCTGAGCCGGGCGGACACAATGCCCCGGCCGGGCCGGGACTCGTGTACCTGGGCCTCAATTCCCTCCCGGGCTAATTGTTCCTGCCAGAAGCGGGCTGCGGCGACTTCATTGCCCGGTGGATTCGTGGTGTTGATCTGGATATAGCGGCTCAGCAACTGGCCGGCCTCCCGCTCCACCGCTCCCCAGTCGGGCTGTCCCGCTGCCGATGAGGGGGAGAGCAGCAGGGCCATAAGCAGCGGGCCGAGAGCGGAGGCGAGCCGAGGACAGCGGAAAAACGAGACTGTTGTACGCACACTTCCTCCGGGCTGGGAGACTGAGGTTCGGCCTGAAACACCAAGCCGCAGGCTAGTCCCGGGAGGCCGAAAAGGCAAGCGCGTCCCGCGCTGGATTTTTTCCTCATACAAGATATAGTGAGCCGATATATCCTTGGACCCATTCCCTTGCGGATGAACCGGACGGGGGCTTGGGGCGGACTGGGGAGGTGGGGGCATGAGGATCAAACAGATCGAACTCCTTGGATTCAAATCCTTCAAAGACAAGACGACACTCACGTTTCCGGCCGGAGTGACGGCTATCGTCGGCCCCAACGGGTGCGGCAAATCCAATGTGGTTGACGCCCTGCGCTGGGTCCTGGGTGAGCAGAGTTCGCGTCAACTGCGGGGCGTCGAAATGAGCGACGTTGTCTTTGCCGGTACCCAGGGCAATGCTCCGCTGGGCATGGCCGAGGTCAAGCTGCTGCTCGAAAATACCGACACCCCGGTTGCCCCGCAGCCTGAAGTGCCTGGAAATGGCAGCCCCGTCACGGCTCGGGTCGGCAACGGCTGGACCGAGATGATGGTTTCGCGTCGCTACTTCCGGTCGGGTGAGTCCGAGTATTTCTTGAACAATATCCCGTGCCGACTGCGGGATATTGTCGAATTCTTCCTCGGCACCGGGGCTGGCAGCAAAGCCTATGCGATCATCGAACAGGGCCGGGTTGAACATCTCATCAACGCCAAAGCGGACGATATCCGGGTGCTGATCGAAGAAGCCGCAGGCGTCAGCTTATACCGCAGTCGGCGGCTGGCCGCTGAGCGCAAGCTCGAGCGCACCCAGGATAATCTGGCCCGGGTGGCCGATCTGCTGTCCGAAATGGAGCGGCAGCTGGGCACGCTGCGGCGCCAGGCCAAAAAGGCTGCCCAATACCAAGCCTTGCAAGAGGAACTGCAAACCCTGGATCTGAGTCTGCTGTGCCACGCCTACCAGACCCTGTTGGATGAACTGGTCGATCTCGACCGGCGCCGGACCGCGGTCCTAGCCGAGGAAACCGCCCTCGAAGACCGGATGCAGCAGCTCCAGGCCGAGCGCCTCCAGGCGCAGACGGTCCTGGAAAACCAGGAGGCTGCGCTGCACGCCAGTGAGGAGCGGGTTCACGCCATACAGAGCACCCTGCAACAGGGCGAACAGCGCAAGGAGTTTCTCCTCCACCAGGAACAGCGGGCCGCCGACCGAGCCGGCGCGGCCCAAACCGAGCTGGCGGCGGTGGAGGAGCGTCGCAGTGCGGTGCAGAACGAGGTCGAGAGTCTGGCCGAACAAACCCGCCAGAGTCAGATCCAACTGGCCGAGGAAGAAGCGGTGCTCAGCGGCCACGAGCAGGATGGTGGCCGCCTGCAAGACACCCTTTTGAGCCATGAGGCGGCGGCCGAAGAGTTGAAAACCGAGATCGTCGATGTGCTGACCCAGCACGCCCAGGTACAGAACGGGCTGGCCTACGCCCGGCGCCGGGGGGAGGAACTGGCAGACCGCCTCCAGGTCTTGGCGACCGAGGCCGAACAGGCGTCGGCCAGTCTGGCTGAGACTGAGCAGAGTCTGGCTACGACCCACACGCGGGCGGCCGAACTGGACGAATGCCTGCGGCTCGGCCAGCGTGAGCGGGGCGAGAAGACGGACGGCTTACAGGCGGTGGTGCGCGTCGGGGAACAGCTGGAACAAGAGCTGGCCGGGGCCTGGGCCAAGCAGGCCGAGTTGCGAACCCGGCTGTCTACCCTCAAAGAGATGGAGCAGGGCTATGAGCGCTATGCGCCCGGGGTGCAGTCCATCATGGCTGAGGCTGAATCGCTGACCCGGGTGGTCGGTGTGGTTGCCCAGATGCTTGAGGTACCGCATAGCTATGAACGGGCGGTCGCTGCGGTCCTGCGCGAGAAACTCGAATATGTCGTGGTTGCCGAGGTTGGTGACGGACTGACCGCAGTCGAGTACTTGCACCAGGCCGAGGCCGGCCACGGCAGCTTTATCCCGCTCCAACCCCGGATCGGTCCCCAGCCCGCGTCCCAACACAACGGCCATGCGCTGACCGTCGGCCAGGGGCTTGCGGTGGTCATGCCCGCGCCCAGCGAGCCGGACGGCTTGACTCCCCTGCTCAGCCTGCTGTCGGTTGCGCCCCAGGGCCGTGAAGTGGTTGAGTCACTGCTGGCCGATACTTTTCTGGTCCCTGACCTGCGGACCGGCCTGGAGTGCTGGCAGCGTGACCATCAGCCGCGGACTTTTGTGACGCCAAGCGGTGAGGTACTGACC contains:
- the smc gene encoding chromosome segregation protein SMC, whose amino-acid sequence is MRIKQIELLGFKSFKDKTTLTFPAGVTAIVGPNGCGKSNVVDALRWVLGEQSSRQLRGVEMSDVVFAGTQGNAPLGMAEVKLLLENTDTPVAPQPEVPGNGSPVTARVGNGWTEMMVSRRYFRSGESEYFLNNIPCRLRDIVEFFLGTGAGSKAYAIIEQGRVEHLINAKADDIRVLIEEAAGVSLYRSRRLAAERKLERTQDNLARVADLLSEMERQLGTLRRQAKKAAQYQALQEELQTLDLSLLCHAYQTLLDELVDLDRRRTAVLAEETALEDRMQQLQAERLQAQTVLENQEAALHASEERVHAIQSTLQQGEQRKEFLLHQEQRAADRAGAAQTELAAVEERRSAVQNEVESLAEQTRQSQIQLAEEEAVLSGHEQDGGRLQDTLLSHEAAAEELKTEIVDVLTQHAQVQNGLAYARRRGEELADRLQVLATEAEQASASLAETEQSLATTHTRAAELDECLRLGQRERGEKTDGLQAVVRVGEQLEQELAGAWAKQAELRTRLSTLKEMEQGYERYAPGVQSIMAEAESLTRVVGVVAQMLEVPHSYERAVAAVLREKLEYVVVAEVGDGLTAVEYLHQAEAGHGSFIPLQPRIGPQPASQHNGHALTVGQGLAVVMPAPSEPDGLTPLLSLLSVAPQGREVVESLLADTFLVPDLRTGLECWQRDHQPRTFVTPSGEVLTAQGVVSGGSQGIVQEGLLERRREIRDLHDQVEQHDSVVADLIRRRQEAKRSRQELEGELARLEAQARAWGEERQALHARAAQLEGEQRRLLDKKESIGYERQTLEEEQSGLGSEIAGLATRESELDDQRQEREARLAERQEQVAQAKLALEHQREVCDELRVRVAERRERQEGLRTQRSRLQEQQTELAERAATCQAEHRAAQAEADQIQTELTEQATRTAQHQTELASVGQEHERQQDACTRLRASCRAYEEELEQCRASLIEFQEEKTRLEVKSAEKRVSCDHINTAGYERYEIAIPGVLAQYASAWLETETAEARRQELRDKIGRLGEVNPGAAVELVAVEQRHMSLKEQEADLQASIADLQRTIAKLNRESRDRFRETFGLVDAKFRHVYERLVEGGSAQISLTDENDPTHSGVEISVQPPGKRLRSLQLLSGGERALAALSFTFALFLIRPSPFCVLDEVDAPLDDANVGRFNQLVREISQTTQVILITHNKRTMEAASTLYGVTMQEPGISTVVSVSLS